In the Alphaproteobacteria bacterium genome, CAAAACGTCGTGGCTTAAACCCAGTTCCAGGAAGGTGACCTTTTCCTCAACCGGCGGCGGAGGCAGATGCTCCTCGTGATGGGCGAGCGGTTGCTCGTCCTCATCCGGTTCGGACGGGTAGCGGGCCTCGTTCTCCGGCTCGGCAACGAGCAGAGGTTCGGACTGGAAGTCGCCATCCGGCTCGCTGGCGCTATTGGCGCTCTCGATCGGCTCGACGGTGGGTTCGGAAGGTTCGTGTTCTGTCATGCGGGGCGGATCATAGGGGTTCGGGGCGTTCTGTCAATCGATCAAGTCCCGGATCGGCCTCTTGAAGGTCATTTGCGGGCTGTTCTTCCGCCGGAATGGCATAGCCCTCGGAAAGCCAGCGGTTCAGGTCCCGATCCGCGCAACGGCGCGAACAGAACGGTTTCAGCTTCACGTCCATGGGCTTGCCGCACACCGGGCAACGGGGTCCGTTCATTGGGTCAGCACCTCCAACTTTTCTCCTGATTCCAATATGATAGCATGTCCAAGCCGTTCTTCGGCCATAGCTAGGGCCTGGTTCATGCCCCCCCTTAGCAGGTCAACCGCCGCCGGGGGCAAAATCAGGCGGGGCCGGGCGGCGGGATTGGCGCGCACCAGGGACAAGGCGGCCCGCAACCCCGCGCAGGCCAAGGCTTCGGGACCAAGAAAAAGATCGGCCAGACAGGCCGAGCGCCGCTCTCTGGCCAGTTCGACCAGTCCCAGCGGGGTTGTGCCGCCCAGATGGACCTTCGTCTCGTCCCTGGCCAACTCGTCCTTGAGAAGGCCCACGATTTTGCCCAGCCGGTTCCTGGGCAGGCCCGCGAAATCGACCAAGATGCGCCCCCCCAGATTGCGCAGCCTGATTTGGCGGGCGATCTCGATGGCGGCTTCCTGGTTGGCGCGAAAACGGGCGTCGGGGCCTTTCTGCGCCCCGGTATCGACATCCACCGCCCACAGGGCCGCCGTGCGC is a window encoding:
- the yacG gene encoding DNA gyrase inhibitor YacG; the protein is MNGPRCPVCGKPMDVKLKPFCSRRCADRDLNRWLSEGYAIPAEEQPANDLQEADPGLDRLTERPEPL